From Deinococcus aquiradiocola, a single genomic window includes:
- a CDS encoding glutamine synthetase family protein has protein sequence MTRKSPRSTPDTPTAPAPHPDHTPERILERLTQEGVKFLRLQFTDILGTVKNIEVAQSQFPKALRGDVMFDGSAIEGFTRIEESDMLLRPDLSTFLVYPQFSREEGERGKVARLICDVYLPDGTPFEGDPRRVLRRQIDRAAALGLSLHCGPEPEFFLFERAASGHGTTTTNDHAGYFDLAPIDRGERIRREITNKLVEMGFEIEGAHHEVAPGQHEIDFGYAPALQTADAISTFKFVVKRVALEYGLLASFLPKPASGVSGSGMHCHLSLFRDGHNAFADPEGEYGLSRLALNFIAGLLEHAPGMVAVTNPLVNSYKRLVPGYEAPVNVAWSTSNRSALIRIPAKRGNSTRAEFRMPDPSCNPYLALALMLAAGLDGIEQGLEPPPAIQRNIFKMTVREKRHHKIRELPGNLSEAVDALERDETLVAALGEHLHDRYSEAKRQEWAEYSATVHPWELHRYLDLI, from the coding sequence ATGACCAGAAAATCCCCCAGAAGTACCCCCGACACCCCCACCGCCCCCGCCCCGCACCCCGACCACACGCCCGAACGCATCCTCGAACGCCTCACGCAGGAAGGCGTGAAATTCCTGCGCCTGCAGTTCACCGACATCCTCGGCACCGTCAAGAACATCGAGGTCGCGCAGAGCCAGTTCCCCAAAGCCCTGCGCGGCGACGTGATGTTCGACGGCAGCGCCATCGAAGGCTTCACCCGCATCGAGGAATCCGACATGCTGCTGCGCCCCGACCTCAGCACCTTCCTCGTGTACCCGCAGTTCTCCCGCGAGGAAGGCGAACGCGGCAAGGTCGCCCGCCTCATCTGCGACGTGTACCTGCCCGACGGCACCCCCTTCGAAGGCGACCCGCGCCGCGTCCTCCGCCGCCAGATCGACCGCGCCGCCGCCCTCGGCCTCAGCCTGCACTGCGGCCCCGAACCGGAATTCTTCCTGTTCGAACGCGCCGCCAGCGGCCACGGCACCACCACCACCAACGACCACGCCGGATACTTCGACCTCGCCCCCATCGACAGAGGCGAACGCATCCGCCGCGAAATCACCAACAAACTCGTCGAGATGGGCTTCGAGATCGAAGGTGCGCACCACGAGGTCGCGCCCGGCCAGCACGAGATCGACTTCGGGTACGCGCCCGCCCTGCAGACCGCCGACGCCATCAGCACCTTCAAGTTCGTGGTGAAACGCGTCGCGCTGGAGTACGGCCTCCTCGCCAGCTTCCTCCCCAAACCCGCCTCCGGCGTCAGCGGCAGCGGCATGCACTGCCACCTGTCCCTCTTCAGGGACGGCCACAACGCCTTCGCCGACCCCGAAGGCGAGTACGGCCTGAGCCGCCTCGCCCTGAACTTCATCGCGGGCCTCCTCGAACACGCGCCCGGCATGGTCGCCGTCACCAACCCCCTCGTCAACAGCTACAAACGCCTCGTGCCCGGCTACGAAGCGCCCGTCAACGTCGCCTGGAGCACCAGCAACCGCAGCGCCCTCATCCGCATCCCCGCCAAACGCGGCAACAGCACCCGCGCCGAATTCCGCATGCCGGACCCCAGCTGCAACCCCTACCTCGCGCTCGCCCTGATGCTCGCCGCCGGACTCGACGGCATCGAACAGGGCCTCGAACCGCCCCCCGCCATCCAGCGCAACATCTTCAAGATGACCGTCCGCGAGAAACGCCACCACAAGATCCGCGAACTGCCCGGCAACCTCTCCGAAGCCGTCGATGCCCTCGAACGCGACGAAACCCTCGTCGCCGCGCTCGGAGAGCACCTCCACGACCGCTACAGCGAAGCCAAACGCCAGGAATGGGCCGAATACAGCGCCACCGTCCACCCCTGGGAACTCCACCGCTACCTCGACCTCATCTGA
- a CDS encoding branched-chain amino acid ABC transporter permease, with the protein MTELLQNLINGLAIGSVYAIFALGYTLVFSILGIINFAHGAVFTLGAYFTYTLVVGQFENNGLIKGVNLFPAGSPFHGSAWAFAAAAVIGALLSGVVAVIIERLAFRPMRARGADPLLALVSSLGVALVIVNLIQILVGAESYSFPTDIYGDLKPALILHVGGKLVVVRTVQVIIFAVSMVLLLILGYVIGRTRTGKALRAVAENPGTASLLGISVERFIVITFFLSGFLGGLAGTLVSTAFSVAGPYFGVAYGLKGLAVIVLGGLGSIPGAVVGGLVIGLAEAFVPAQYSAYKDAVAFALLFVILLLRPQGLLGRLQIQKV; encoded by the coding sequence ATGACCGAACTGCTGCAGAACCTCATCAACGGCCTCGCCATCGGCAGCGTGTACGCCATCTTCGCGCTCGGGTACACGCTCGTCTTCTCGATCCTCGGGATCATCAACTTCGCGCACGGCGCGGTCTTCACGCTCGGCGCGTACTTCACGTACACCCTCGTCGTCGGCCAGTTCGAGAACAACGGCCTCATCAAGGGCGTGAACCTCTTCCCGGCCGGCTCGCCCTTCCACGGCAGCGCCTGGGCCTTCGCGGCCGCCGCCGTGATCGGCGCCCTGCTGTCCGGCGTGGTCGCCGTGATCATCGAACGCCTCGCGTTCCGCCCCATGCGCGCGCGCGGCGCCGACCCGCTCCTCGCGCTCGTCAGCAGCCTCGGCGTGGCGCTCGTCATCGTGAACCTCATCCAGATCCTCGTCGGCGCGGAAAGTTACAGCTTCCCCACCGACATTTACGGCGACCTGAAACCCGCCCTGATCCTGCACGTCGGCGGGAAGCTGGTGGTCGTGAGGACCGTGCAGGTCATCATCTTCGCGGTCAGCATGGTGCTGCTCCTCATCCTCGGGTACGTGATCGGCCGCACGCGCACCGGCAAGGCCCTGCGTGCCGTCGCCGAGAACCCCGGCACGGCCAGCCTGCTCGGCATCAGCGTCGAGCGCTTCATCGTCATCACGTTCTTCCTGTCGGGCTTCCTGGGCGGCCTGGCCGGGACGCTCGTCAGCACGGCCTTCAGTGTCGCCGGACCGTACTTCGGCGTGGCGTACGGCCTCAAGGGCCTCGCCGTGATCGTGCTGGGCGGCCTGGGCAGCATTCCGGGCGCCGTCGTGGGCGGCCTCGTGATCGGGCTCGCCGAGGCGTTCGTGCCCGCCCAGTACAGCGCGTACAAGGACGCCGTCGCCTTCGCGCTGCTGTTCGTCATCCTGCTGCTGCGCCCCCAGGGCCTGCTCGGCCGCCTGCAGATCCAGAAGGTCTGA
- a CDS encoding branched-chain amino acid ABC transporter permease — protein sequence MDFLQTYGFLIVTMLQQGLLGLSLYFPLMAGQLSLASPGFYSLGGYIAAILLTAPQFAPWRDALGGWIFPVSWLLSALASALLGVLVGIPALRLRGIYLALATIAFVQILQVLSLNLSITGGAVGLFGIPQAFGFVDRWQYVFVFLPTVLIVLLFAHRLQGSRVGRAFRAIREDELAADAMGIPPTRYKVLAFVIGAVVAGVVGAMSAPFLNTWNARQGTFDASIAFLAYTLIGGSRSMWGPLLGGALLASLPELLRGLADWRLVINGLVLVVASLYLPQGIVGALGRLRRPAPPQRPAPPAPPAVRGPALGDTP from the coding sequence ATGGACTTCCTGCAAACCTACGGCTTCCTGATCGTGACCATGCTGCAGCAGGGCCTGCTGGGCCTGAGCCTGTACTTCCCGCTGATGGCCGGGCAGCTGAGCCTCGCCAGTCCCGGCTTCTACTCGCTCGGCGGGTACATCGCGGCCATCCTGCTGACCGCGCCGCAGTTCGCGCCCTGGCGTGACGCGCTGGGCGGCTGGATCTTCCCGGTGTCGTGGCTGCTGTCCGCGCTCGCGTCGGCCCTGCTGGGCGTGCTGGTCGGCATTCCGGCCCTGCGGCTGCGCGGCATCTACCTGGCGCTCGCCACCATCGCCTTCGTGCAGATCCTGCAGGTGCTGAGCCTGAACCTGTCCATCACGGGCGGCGCGGTCGGCCTGTTCGGCATCCCGCAGGCGTTCGGGTTCGTGGACCGCTGGCAGTACGTGTTCGTGTTCCTGCCGACCGTGCTGATCGTGCTGCTGTTCGCGCACCGCCTGCAGGGGTCCCGCGTGGGCCGCGCCTTCCGCGCGATCCGTGAGGACGAACTCGCGGCGGACGCGATGGGTATCCCGCCCACCCGCTACAAGGTGCTGGCCTTCGTGATCGGGGCGGTCGTGGCGGGCGTGGTCGGCGCCATGAGTGCCCCCTTCCTGAACACCTGGAACGCCCGGCAGGGCACCTTCGACGCGTCCATCGCGTTCCTGGCGTACACCCTGATCGGCGGGAGCCGCAGCATGTGGGGCCCGCTGCTCGGCGGCGCGCTCCTGGCGAGCCTGCCGGAACTGCTGCGCGGCCTCGCCGACTGGCGACTCGTGATCAACGGTCTGGTGCTCGTCGTGGCGAGCCTGTACCTCCCGCAGGGCATCGTGGGCGCCCTCGGCCGGTTGCGCCGCCCCGCGCCCCCGCAGCGTCCCGCGCCGCCCGCCCCGCCTGCCGTGCGCGGCCCCGCGCTG
- a CDS encoding ABC transporter substrate-binding protein, whose translation MRQARPLLALTALALTAAATADKVGTPVPIGIAVAQTSNTALLGQEQVIGARFAEKYINARGGINGTPIRLVFQDTGGDEAGAINAFQNLITKDRVVGIVGPTLSQQAFSADPIADRARVPVLGPSNTAKGIPQIGPYVARVSAPVSVVAPNAVKQALKLDPKIKRVAVLYAQNDAFSTSETGTFQQTAKDQGLTVATVQKFLTTDSDFTTQVTAVLNENVDLVIVSGLANDGGNLVKQLRQLGYKGSIIGGNGLNTSNMFPVCQQYCDGIIIAQAYSPAQPSANNQLFVKEYTAQYKKAPPQFAAQAFTGVQVMVDALKVLDHKKKLGDWELADLRTALNTQILAGKYNTPLGPISFDKDGELQQQSFYVAQIKMKDAKTGSFVFLK comes from the coding sequence ATGCGTCAAGCCCGTCCCCTGCTCGCCCTGACCGCACTCGCCCTGACCGCCGCCGCCACCGCCGACAAGGTCGGCACGCCCGTCCCCATCGGCATCGCGGTCGCGCAGACCAGCAACACCGCCCTGCTCGGACAGGAACAGGTGATCGGCGCACGCTTCGCCGAGAAGTACATCAACGCGCGCGGCGGCATCAACGGCACCCCCATCCGGCTCGTGTTCCAGGACACCGGCGGCGACGAGGCCGGCGCCATCAACGCCTTCCAGAACCTCATCACCAAGGACAGGGTCGTCGGCATCGTCGGCCCGACCCTCTCCCAGCAGGCCTTCAGCGCCGACCCCATCGCCGACCGCGCCAGGGTCCCGGTCCTCGGGCCGAGCAACACCGCCAAAGGCATCCCGCAGATCGGCCCGTACGTCGCCCGCGTGTCCGCGCCCGTCTCGGTCGTCGCGCCCAACGCCGTGAAACAGGCCCTGAAACTCGACCCCAAAATCAAGCGCGTCGCGGTGCTGTACGCCCAGAACGACGCCTTCTCCACCAGCGAGACCGGCACCTTCCAGCAGACCGCCAAGGACCAGGGCCTCACCGTCGCCACCGTCCAGAAGTTCCTCACGACCGACAGCGACTTCACCACGCAGGTCACGGCCGTCCTCAACGAGAACGTCGACCTCGTCATCGTGTCCGGCCTCGCCAACGACGGCGGCAACCTCGTCAAGCAGCTCCGGCAGCTGGGCTACAAGGGCAGCATCATCGGCGGCAACGGCCTGAACACCAGCAACATGTTCCCCGTCTGCCAGCAGTACTGCGACGGCATCATCATCGCGCAGGCGTACAGCCCCGCCCAGCCGAGCGCCAACAACCAGCTGTTCGTCAAGGAATACACCGCGCAGTACAAGAAGGCCCCGCCGCAGTTCGCCGCGCAGGCCTTCACGGGCGTGCAGGTCATGGTGGACGCCCTGAAGGTCCTCGACCACAAGAAGAAACTCGGCGACTGGGAACTCGCGGACCTGCGTACGGCCCTCAACACCCAGATTCTCGCCGGGAAGTACAACACGCCCCTCGGCCCGATCAGCTTCGACAAGGACGGCGAACTGCAGCAGCAGTCCTTCTATGTCGCGCAGATCAAGATGAAGGACGCCAAGACCGGCAGCTTCGTCTTCCTGAAGTGA
- a CDS encoding HAMP domain-containing protein encodes MPTPASALSPARPAPQGGSRSLLARLLTVTVLPVLLLGLFVAAVLGAERMSALRAVDDSLAATVARILGTTLDVSDLTQVAAQLQAAVTADNVEFVDVRPTGDTLRFFRSKTPDTDWALRRAYDAAQTTDPASHRFVFHDTRLALYRDAAARVTDPAVRDRLNRVADTLSGGDRAYQVVRARVYEDRSGQRALQLPGDPAPGGTPLFELGVGVSNTGIETLLLRQQWLVVIACTLAALLAAALAWRATRRVVTPIVHLTRTADRLSLGDLQDPVTLDAPTRTITELHDLALAIERLRTSLALAMTRLRPAPPPSSTRSREP; translated from the coding sequence GTGCCCACCCCCGCCAGCGCCCTCTCCCCCGCCCGGCCCGCACCGCAGGGCGGGAGCCGCAGCCTGCTCGCCCGACTGCTGACCGTCACCGTGCTGCCCGTCCTGCTGCTCGGGCTGTTCGTCGCCGCCGTACTCGGCGCGGAACGCATGAGTGCCCTGCGCGCCGTCGACGACAGCCTCGCCGCGACCGTCGCCCGCATCCTCGGCACCACCCTCGACGTGAGCGACCTCACGCAGGTCGCCGCGCAGCTCCAGGCGGCCGTGACGGCCGACAACGTCGAATTCGTGGACGTGCGCCCCACCGGCGACACCCTGCGCTTCTTCCGCTCCAAGACGCCCGACACCGACTGGGCCCTGCGCCGCGCCTACGACGCCGCCCAGACCACCGACCCCGCCTCGCACCGCTTCGTGTTCCACGACACGCGCCTCGCCCTGTACCGGGACGCCGCCGCCCGCGTCACCGACCCCGCCGTGCGCGACCGCCTCAACCGCGTCGCCGACACCCTCTCCGGCGGCGACCGCGCCTACCAGGTCGTGCGCGCCCGCGTGTACGAGGACCGCAGCGGCCAGCGCGCCCTGCAGCTCCCCGGCGACCCCGCCCCCGGCGGCACCCCCCTCTTCGAGCTGGGCGTCGGCGTCAGCAACACCGGCATCGAGACGCTGCTGCTGCGCCAGCAGTGGCTCGTCGTGATCGCCTGCACGCTCGCCGCCCTGCTCGCGGCGGCCCTCGCGTGGCGCGCCACGCGCCGCGTCGTGACGCCCATCGTGCACCTCACGCGCACCGCCGACCGCCTCAGCCTCGGCGACCTGCAGGACCCCGTGACGCTCGACGCGCCCACCCGCACCATCACCGAACTGCACGACCTCGCGCTCGCCATCGAACGCCTCCGCACCAGCCTCGCCCTCGCCATGACGCGCCTGCGCCCCGCCCCGCCCCCCAGCAGCACCCGGAGCCGCGAACCGTGA
- a CDS encoding DNA polymerase/3'-5' exonuclease PolX, with amino-acid sequence MGGRKALVSALKRTADLLDVLGEDGFRANAYRGAARSLEGVTAELGELAGRAFKGVPKVGPGIAAELTAYVQSGVFGPLAEIEAQIPPGVLTLFRVRGLGPKKIRALWDAGIVSLQTLWEAAQDGRLAALKGFGARSAATLSDAAEFALASQSRQFMSIGLGLGMQLARWLDALEPRVAGELRRGLDTVGTLRLTVTGTAGQVLAALAGHVDDLRAEAGKPLVTGCLEGLPVEVGFAPAGARGALDLTFGGGPEYRLRVRARATELGLHLSGRGLRRGEDVLDTPSERDVLRELQLPYLPPEHRENEHLALRDLPPEADLIAVRDVRALLHTHSTWSDGAASIADMAREAARLDFAGDGASYLGTGDHSGAAHYANGLDAGRLAQQLREVRELQAAGVPLVAGAEVDILEDGSLDYPDDLLAQLDYVVASVHSGFTLDSARQTERLIRAASHPLVTVLGHPTGRLLLRRPGYPLDLDAVLTACAERGTVVEINASPYRLDLDWRVALRWRDRLRFAINTDAHSLAGLQDVRYGVLAARKAALTPAHVINTLTRPELLAFVQAQRAARGA; translated from the coding sequence ATGGGGGGCCGCAAGGCGCTCGTGTCGGCCCTGAAGCGCACGGCGGACCTGCTGGACGTGCTGGGCGAGGACGGGTTCCGCGCGAACGCGTACCGTGGGGCGGCGCGGAGTCTGGAGGGCGTGACGGCAGAGCTGGGCGAGCTGGCGGGCCGGGCGTTCAAGGGCGTGCCGAAGGTCGGGCCGGGCATCGCGGCGGAACTGACGGCGTACGTGCAGAGCGGCGTGTTCGGGCCGCTGGCGGAGATCGAGGCGCAGATCCCGCCGGGCGTGCTGACGCTGTTCCGCGTGCGTGGCCTGGGTCCGAAGAAGATCCGGGCGCTGTGGGACGCGGGCATCGTGTCGCTGCAGACGCTGTGGGAGGCGGCGCAGGACGGTCGGCTCGCGGCGTTGAAGGGCTTCGGGGCGCGGAGTGCGGCGACGCTGTCGGACGCGGCGGAGTTCGCGCTGGCGTCGCAGTCGCGGCAGTTCATGAGCATCGGGCTGGGGCTTGGCATGCAGCTGGCCCGCTGGCTGGACGCGCTGGAGCCGCGCGTGGCGGGCGAGTTGCGGCGCGGCCTGGACACGGTCGGCACGCTTCGCCTGACGGTGACGGGCACGGCCGGGCAGGTGCTGGCGGCCCTGGCGGGACACGTGGACGACCTGCGGGCCGAGGCGGGCAAGCCGCTCGTGACGGGCTGCCTGGAGGGTCTGCCGGTCGAGGTGGGGTTCGCGCCGGCCGGGGCGCGCGGCGCTCTGGACCTGACGTTCGGGGGCGGGCCGGAGTACCGGCTGCGCGTGCGTGCGCGCGCCACGGAGCTCGGCCTGCACCTGAGCGGGCGCGGCCTGCGGCGCGGTGAGGACGTGCTGGACACGCCGTCCGAGCGGGACGTGCTGCGCGAACTGCAGCTGCCGTACCTGCCGCCCGAACACCGGGAGAACGAGCACCTGGCCCTGCGGGACCTGCCGCCGGAAGCGGACCTGATCGCGGTGCGGGACGTGCGGGCGCTGCTGCACACGCACAGCACGTGGTCGGACGGCGCGGCCAGCATCGCCGACATGGCGCGCGAGGCGGCCCGGCTGGACTTCGCGGGGGACGGTGCGTCGTACCTGGGGACGGGCGACCACTCCGGCGCGGCGCACTACGCGAACGGTCTGGACGCGGGCCGTCTCGCGCAGCAGCTGCGTGAGGTACGCGAGCTGCAGGCGGCGGGCGTGCCGCTCGTGGCAGGCGCCGAGGTGGACATCCTGGAGGACGGGTCGCTGGACTACCCGGACGACCTGCTCGCGCAGCTGGATTACGTGGTGGCGAGCGTCCACAGCGGTTTCACGCTCGACAGCGCCCGGCAGACGGAGCGCCTGATCCGCGCGGCCAGTCACCCGCTCGTCACGGTGCTCGGGCACCCGACGGGGCGGCTGCTGCTGCGCCGCCCCGGCTACCCGCTCGACCTGGACGCCGTGCTGACCGCGTGCGCGGAGCGCGGCACGGTGGTGGAGATCAACGCCTCGCCGTACCGGCTGGACCTCGACTGGCGCGTCGCGCTGCGCTGGCGGGACCGCCTGCGGTTCGCCATCAACACGGACGCGCACAGCCTGGCGGGCCTGCAGGACGTGCGGTACGGGGTGCTGGCGGCCCGCAAGGCGGCCCTGACGCCCGCGCACGTCATCAACACGCTGACGCGCCCGGAACTGCTGGCGTTCGTGCAGGCGCAGCGCGCGGCACGCGGCGCGTAG
- a CDS encoding FadR/GntR family transcriptional regulator — protein MTPFNLDPQDKLSLGENIAQHIQSLLHQGKLRPGDTLPSQRELAQQYGTGVAAVREAISILSAAGVVDARPGRGTLILEAAEQPPSVNLWLGAVTSEQEALDFLDTRQALEHYTIARAARHATPEQQDELRRVLARMQAARGDPELFVQADLALHFAIARAAGNPVMVRLLHAIHTPISHVLRVISHQLIAEGRFHELYAVHETLVDAILRRDPDAALAAFDTMMGAVLGGEDGDTLGLALGRAAPQDAPLGDAFTEDLHWNLTRLIGPMAEVLIPEAASALGHTPATLTPRDLTAYLQTVGQQLPSGKQGEWQALSDLILARYGRSDR, from the coding sequence GTGACGCCCTTCAACCTCGACCCGCAGGACAAACTCTCGCTCGGCGAGAACATCGCCCAGCACATCCAGAGCCTGCTGCACCAGGGCAAACTGCGCCCCGGCGACACCCTCCCCAGCCAGCGCGAACTCGCGCAGCAGTACGGGACCGGCGTCGCCGCCGTCCGCGAAGCCATCAGCATCCTGTCCGCCGCGGGCGTGGTGGACGCCCGCCCCGGACGCGGCACCCTGATCCTCGAAGCGGCCGAACAGCCGCCCAGCGTCAACCTCTGGCTGGGCGCCGTCACCAGCGAACAGGAAGCCCTGGACTTCCTCGACACGCGCCAGGCACTCGAACACTACACCATCGCCCGCGCCGCCCGGCACGCCACGCCCGAACAGCAGGACGAACTGCGCCGCGTCCTCGCGCGCATGCAGGCCGCGCGCGGCGACCCGGAACTGTTCGTGCAGGCCGACCTCGCCCTGCACTTCGCCATCGCGCGCGCCGCCGGGAACCCCGTCATGGTGCGCCTCCTGCACGCCATCCACACGCCCATCAGTCACGTGCTGCGCGTCATCAGTCACCAGCTGATCGCGGAAGGCCGCTTCCACGAACTGTACGCCGTCCACGAGACCCTGGTGGACGCCATCCTGCGGCGCGACCCGGACGCCGCCCTCGCCGCCTTCGACACCATGATGGGCGCCGTGCTCGGCGGTGAGGACGGCGACACGCTCGGCCTCGCGCTCGGGCGGGCCGCGCCGCAGGACGCGCCGCTCGGCGACGCCTTCACCGAGGACCTCCACTGGAACCTCACGCGACTGATCGGCCCGATGGCCGAAGTGCTCATCCCCGAGGCGGCCAGCGCCCTGGGACACACGCCCGCCACCCTCACCCCGCGCGACCTGACCGCGTACCTGCAGACTGTCGGACAGCAGCTCCCGAGCGGCAAGCAGGGCGAATGGCAGGCGCTCAGCGACCTGATCCTCGCCCGCTACGGCCGCAGCGACCGCTGA
- a CDS encoding histidinol-phosphatase HisJ family protein: MTSPADVPSVPSTSLSGLYDSHMHTPLCGHAEGHPREYAQAALDAGLSGITFTDHIPMPAWYDAPWRMRLDQLDEYVGMVREAQAEFAGRLEVGLGLEADFHPGTERFVEEVLALHDWDYVIGSVHYLGAWGFDNPEFVDEYDRRDLGQLYRHYYALVEGAARCGLFDALGHLDLPKKFGHRDPDSAAALRVLDTVAALGLSLDYNTAGERKPVGEAYPAPDLLAAAAARGIGFVLGSDAHRPSEVGASFGAAAERVRAAGGRIVRYSGRVRHG; encoded by the coding sequence ATGACTTCGCCCGCCGACGTTCCGTCCGTCCCGTCCACGTCCCTGTCCGGCCTGTACGACTCGCACATGCACACGCCGCTCTGCGGGCACGCGGAGGGTCATCCGCGCGAGTACGCGCAGGCGGCGCTCGACGCGGGCCTGAGCGGGATCACGTTCACGGATCACATTCCGATGCCCGCGTGGTACGACGCGCCGTGGCGGATGCGGCTGGATCAGCTGGACGAGTACGTGGGCATGGTGCGTGAGGCGCAGGCGGAGTTCGCGGGGCGGCTGGAGGTGGGTCTGGGGCTGGAGGCGGACTTCCATCCGGGCACGGAGCGGTTCGTGGAGGAGGTGCTGGCCCTGCACGACTGGGATTACGTGATCGGGTCGGTGCATTACCTGGGCGCGTGGGGGTTCGACAATCCGGAGTTCGTGGACGAGTACGACCGGCGTGACCTGGGGCAGCTGTACCGGCATTACTACGCGCTGGTCGAGGGCGCGGCCCGCTGCGGGCTGTTCGACGCGCTCGGGCACCTGGACCTCCCGAAGAAGTTCGGGCACCGCGATCCGGATTCTGCGGCGGCGCTGCGGGTGCTGGATACGGTGGCGGCGCTGGGCCTGAGCCTGGATTACAACACGGCGGGGGAGCGCAAGCCGGTGGGAGAGGCGTACCCGGCGCCGGACCTGCTGGCGGCGGCAGCGGCCCGCGGGATCGGATTCGTGCTGGGGTCGGACGCGCACCGGCCTTCGGAGGTGGGCGCGTCGTTCGGCGCGGCGGCCGAGCGGGTGCGCGCGGCGGGCGGGCGGATCGTGCGGTACTCGGGGAGGGTGCGTCATGGCTGA